The stretch of DNA TGTATGCCTGTCTTATATGTACAGAACCAAATACACATAACATTTACATAGTTATATGCACATACTGTACCTGAGCATAACTTAATAATGCAGGCTCTTCTAATGGGATAGAATCCAGAGTATGATCAATCAAAGAAAGCACAGTTTATAAgctatatgtaaaaaaattaagtacCCAGCCAAGATGTGTATAATGGCTCCATATAAATTTTGTTCAGCGTGGCTGGATACTAATTTGGTTTAGCCCAACCAAATTATGCAGTACCCATATGCTTCCCAATTTTTCCCTAATTTTACAATTCATAGACATAGGCTGGTTACTGGTATGTAGGTATGAAACTTAAAATAGTTATGgtttgaaaagcacaaaaattgatagcattaatatatttaaattattttttatgacatCTGAAATTGTTTCCAGAATGACCAGTGTGATCTCTGGCTGTATacagtgaaaaaagaaaatgtgatccaacttttaaaaaaataataatatgttaCAAGTAGTCAAATTAGACTTATCCAAGTAAACATAAGTTTATTAAGATGTcatgttaaacaaatgtaaataaagtaagtttgacaaacctaatttgattacatgtaacagattacaacatttttttaaagttttgctgtGCACTGCTGATTCAGCTGGCTCAAAGATGGCTGCTACACTTCTCCCACAGttacaagaaagacaaatttaACTGTTCAGAATATTTCCAGACACAAAAGACATGGCTGGTCATGGTGTGGAAACTAAACTAAAGGTGCACCACttgtcattgttttaaaatgacaccTAACATCCTATGACCTGAATGTCTGTAAAGCACCTGAGTGCAGGCAGGCTACTTGAGCAGCGGTAGCTTGACTAATTAACCAGCTAATACCAGCTtgttattttacaatataaattTAAGAACATCAAAAAGCATATATTCAAACAAGCTCTTGAAATGTACAACTGAAATGAACAAGCGTTCAATATTTGTGCCTATGCATATGTAttaaatttaaagtaataaattaaattcaggGTGCACATAGACAGAATTTAGACATGAGTGAAATTGTTTGTGCTGATTTGCTCATATGCATTttgcttgacttttttttatactaGGCATGGTCTAAACTTAGACTAAGAATTAAAAATTGGTAGAAAGAAACACcagggaggaaaaacaaagaatttcaTCACTGCAATACTGAATTGTTCAACTGGAccaatgtaaatgtaaatacagtaaaacGGCAGTATTCATATACCAGAATTTAACACCAGCCTATGTCTATGGTGAAATCTTCAGACAATCCCATTTGTGGCCCCTTTTGTAACGCAAATGGGCCCCACAAGTAAATGCTGGCCGTGTAATATggatttaatttgataaattacAGCTCAGTATAACAGAGTGTcctacaaaaccaaaaacataattCTGGCCATCGTTCTATataatttggaaacatttttaccagttttGTCCACACTTTCGGGTAGGTAAGCGGCTTCAAAAGTGGATTTAAGGCATAGAGATGTCTTAATAAAAAGGAAAGCATAGTACAGGGGAAAGTGATCTTTGAGGAAAATAGCGGTCCTCTGTTCTGAGGCATGAAATCAAGGTTACGAGTTAGTATGTGCAGTTCGGCACCCATACGGGGGCTCTGCAAAGTGTGCTCTCCAGCAAGAAGACCTTTGTGTTAATCCGACCTGCGGCTTTGAGAATGTAAAACTTTACGTTTTTAAATAAGAGAGGGTACAGTGGTGGGTTATAATGGGCGGCCCGATCAGTCTCCTCTCAGCTCCGGCTTTAAGTCGGAGGGACAGTGGCTCCGTCCGCGGCCGCCTGCTCGGGGCCGCTGTTTTCGGTCACCGCGTCGCTCTCCTCCTCCGGGGTGAGAGGGACGCTCGTGTGCGTGTCACCGTGGGAAGATGCGTTCAGTTTTTCCGCGTGCGCACTTTCTGCTCCCGCTGCGCCGCGCATGTAGACGAACCCCCTTTCCGCATAATTGCGCGGGGTCGTGGCCAGCCCGGTTTGGTTCACAGCCACATCAGTCACCACCACTGTCTGTGTAGAGTTCCACTCTGAGACGCTGCTGTTTGGAGAAACTGCTGAGATGTTCGCGGTGGGGGAGACCCCTTCAGGCACCACAGGCTTCCCAGATGAGGAAGATGCGCTGGTTGGTT from Xiphophorus hellerii strain 12219 chromosome 19, Xiphophorus_hellerii-4.1, whole genome shotgun sequence encodes:
- the LOC116708774 gene encoding putative transmembrane protein INAFM2 — encoded protein: MRERDFMPNMERGKPATYTGDKKAKMAAKTNKKWVRLATVFAYVLSVSLAAIILAIYYSLIWKPTSASSSSGKPVVPEGVSPTANISAVSPNSSVSEWNSTQTVVVTDVAVNQTGLATTPRNYAERGFVYMRGAAGAESAHAEKLNASSHGDTHTSVPLTPEEESDAVTENSGPEQAAADGATVPPT